In the Corvus cornix cornix isolate S_Up_H32 chromosome 20, ASM73873v5, whole genome shotgun sequence genome, one interval contains:
- the RPS21 gene encoding 40S ribosomal protein S21 produces MQNDAGEFVDLYVPRKCSASNRIIGAKDHASIQINISEVDKVTGRVNGQFKTYAICGPIRRMGESDDSILRLAKNDGIVSKNF; encoded by the exons ATGCAGAACGACGCCGGGGAGTTCGTGGACCTTTATGTCCCTCGGAAATG CTCTGCTAGCAACCGAATCATTGGTGCTAAGGATCATGCTTCCATTCAGATAAACATTTCTGAG GTTGACAAGGTGACAGGCAGAGTGAACGGCCAGTTCAAGACTTACGCCATCTGCGGCCCAATCCGGAGAATG GGTGAATCAGATGACTCCATTTTGCGTCTGGCAAAAAACGATGGAATTGTTTCCAA gAACTTTTAA